One genomic window of Nocardioides daphniae includes the following:
- a CDS encoding sigma-70 family RNA polymerase sigma factor, with product MQHDPAFPSTQLDGVHPVPTTTSDPMPREARMDLVAELFTRAESTTGAERHDLLEEIVLLNQCVAESIAMRYAGRGIAPEDLRQVAYEALIKAVRRFDPSLDRDLLSYAVPTIRGEIRRHFRDHGWSVRPPRRIQEVQAQVTRATDELAKEHGRDATVDEVLDEVGISQKEYDQAVQAYGSFRAASLDQPRGADGSSTWADLVADDPHTDETEARLTLAPVVRNLPLRDRRILYLRFYEDMTQAEIGRELGVTQTQVSRLLTGIYDKVRAEVGDVS from the coding sequence ATGCAGCACGACCCAGCTTTTCCCTCCACCCAGCTCGACGGGGTCCACCCCGTCCCGACCACGACGTCGGACCCCATGCCGCGCGAGGCCCGCATGGACCTCGTGGCCGAGCTCTTCACCCGCGCCGAGTCGACGACCGGCGCCGAACGTCACGACCTCCTCGAGGAGATCGTCCTGCTCAACCAGTGCGTGGCCGAGTCGATCGCCATGCGTTACGCCGGTCGCGGCATCGCGCCGGAGGACCTGCGCCAGGTCGCCTACGAGGCACTGATCAAGGCGGTACGCCGCTTCGACCCGTCGCTCGACCGCGACCTGCTCAGCTACGCCGTCCCCACCATCCGTGGCGAGATCCGTCGCCACTTCCGCGACCACGGCTGGTCTGTCCGCCCGCCCCGCCGGATCCAGGAGGTCCAGGCCCAGGTGACCCGGGCGACGGACGAGCTGGCCAAGGAGCACGGGCGCGACGCGACCGTCGACGAGGTGCTCGACGAGGTCGGCATCAGCCAGAAGGAGTACGACCAGGCCGTGCAGGCGTACGGCTCGTTCCGCGCCGCCTCCTTGGACCAGCCCCGCGGTGCCGACGGGAGCAGCACCTGGGCCGACCTGGTCGCCGACGACCCGCACACCGACGAGACCGAGGCGCGCCTCACGCTGGCGCCGGTCGTGCGCAACCTGCCACTGCGCGACCGCCGCATCCTCTACCTGCGCTTCTACGAGGACATGACCCAGGCCGAGATCGGCCGCGAGCTGGGCGTGACCCAGACCCAGGTCTCGCGGCTGCTGACCGGCATCTACGACAAGGTCCGTGCCGAGGTGGGCGACGTCTCCTGA
- a CDS encoding PP2C family protein-serine/threonine phosphatase: MEALLPSTLGLFPSLCVSGRYVLGGHDREHSGSGLKATHLPDGRIALAVTEASGGGAVAATTTARLLAVLYARLEDGANVRAALAAVDRYARRTPFGPGATMAVAVVDPANGVTEVGIAGHPAPLRLTDSGQTLSYLLSPSRPLGTGGVASTDSFRLEVGDTLLLFTNGLLTASDGLVRDGITRLEEAPGALEPDCYTDQDALADRLLRTMQRPAGFVEDVAMVVAQRCAPIDDFHFGGDLAPGEPQRCTAALSTWLDDLGVSLVDHVTLQQAVSTIVSSVVDSHPETVRAGLEVTGTLTDEGVVEIRIHDASGWQPRGSAHEHGLVVAGGLVDHLRLFHDDHGTVVVLRQPVGRTVPLMRSVAQARTNGTPTGAAGTAMTSELRSDTLRVSGAVTATDDVEFREALHEVTCSCTRSATVDLSGVTRMPGHVVRTLFDYLERASSSQVDLTVVTGEDSVAAQVLTQAALPHVTT, encoded by the coding sequence TTGGAAGCCCTTCTGCCCTCGACCCTTGGCCTCTTCCCCTCCCTCTGCGTCTCCGGCAGGTATGTCCTGGGGGGCCACGACCGCGAACACAGTGGCAGCGGCCTCAAGGCCACCCACCTGCCTGACGGCCGCATCGCGCTCGCGGTCACCGAGGCGTCCGGCGGCGGAGCGGTCGCGGCCACCACGACCGCCCGACTCCTGGCCGTGCTGTACGCCCGCCTCGAGGACGGCGCCAACGTGCGAGCCGCCCTGGCGGCCGTCGACCGCTACGCGCGGCGTACGCCCTTCGGCCCCGGGGCCACGATGGCGGTCGCGGTGGTCGACCCGGCCAACGGCGTGACGGAGGTGGGGATCGCCGGCCACCCGGCACCGCTGCGCCTCACCGACTCCGGTCAGACGTTGAGCTACCTTCTCTCCCCCAGCCGGCCCCTGGGGACCGGGGGTGTCGCCAGCACCGACTCCTTCCGCCTCGAGGTCGGTGACACCCTCCTCCTCTTCACCAACGGGCTGTTGACCGCCTCCGACGGTCTCGTCCGTGACGGCATCACCCGCCTCGAGGAGGCCCCCGGGGCCCTCGAGCCTGACTGCTACACCGACCAGGACGCCCTGGCCGACCGCCTGCTGAGGACCATGCAGCGGCCCGCCGGCTTCGTGGAGGACGTGGCCATGGTGGTGGCGCAGCGGTGTGCCCCCATCGACGACTTCCACTTCGGCGGCGACCTCGCCCCTGGCGAGCCGCAGCGGTGCACCGCCGCTCTCTCGACCTGGCTGGACGACCTCGGGGTCAGCCTGGTCGACCACGTCACGCTGCAGCAGGCGGTCAGTACCATCGTGAGCAGCGTCGTCGACTCGCACCCCGAGACGGTCCGCGCCGGCCTCGAGGTCACTGGCACCCTCACCGACGAAGGGGTGGTCGAGATCCGGATCCACGACGCGTCCGGCTGGCAGCCTCGTGGCAGCGCGCACGAGCACGGTCTCGTGGTCGCCGGCGGCCTGGTCGACCACCTCCGTCTCTTCCATGACGACCACGGGACCGTGGTGGTGCTGCGCCAGCCCGTGGGACGCACCGTCCCCCTGATGCGCTCGGTTGCGCAGGCGCGCACCAACGGGACTCCCACCGGCGCAGCGGGGACAGCCATGACGAGCGAGCTGCGCTCCGACACCCTGCGGGTCAGCGGCGCGGTCACAGCCACGGACGACGTGGAGTTCCGCGAGGCCCTCCACGAGGTCACCTGCTCATGCACCCGCTCGGCCACGGTGGACCTCTCCGGAGTCACCCGGATGCCCGGCCACGTGGTCCGCACCCTCTTCGACTACCTCGAGCGGGCGTCGTCCTCACAGGTGGACCTCACGGTCGTGACCGGCGAGGACTCGGTGGCCGCCCAGGTGCTGACGCAGGCGGCACTGCCCCACGTCACCACGTGA